The genomic window GGCGCCGTGGTCGAGCTGCTCGCGCGCCGCCTTGCGCGCTTCCACCGGCCCGTCAATGATCTGGACGCCCTTGGGCACGGTGATCTCCGGGGCATAACCGCGCAGCAAGTAGCCTCCGGTGGAGGAGATGGCGCGCGTAGAGGCGAAGATGCGCGGTCCGGGGATGTATTCCTGGTCCACGGCCTGCTTGATGCCCACGTCGCCGTAGCCCGCGCCTTCGGTTTCCACGTCGCGAATGGTGGCGAAGCCCTGTTCGAGCGCGCGCCGCGCGGAGACTGTGGCCCGCGCCGCCCGAAACGCCAGGCCGTGCTTGAGCAACTGCACGTCATAGCCGCCCTCTTCGGGGATCTCGCCTTGCAGGAAAAGGTGGGTGTGGGTGTCAATCAATCCGGGAAGGACGGTGGCGGAGGAGAGGTCAATGACCGCGGCCCCCGGAGGAGTCTTGACCTGCGCGGCGTCCCCAACCGCCTGGATGCGATCGCCGCGGATGACAATGACCACGTTCGTGCGCGGCGGTGCTTCGGTGCCGTCGATCAACGTCCCGGCGCGAATCACCACGACCGGCTCCGGCCCGGCCTTGGCCGTTTGCGCCGCCGCGCCCACAGCCAACAGCGCTACCACGACCCAGAAAGAAGCCACTCTGCGCATGGAGTTCCCCCTCATTTCATAGGGCGATAGGAATACGCCAGTAGAAGGCGTTTGCCAAGCCGGTAATCAGGGGCCGGTTACCCCGGTGCGGCGTCCGCAAGACGCTCTCGCCGCCCGCATGCGATAATAGAGGCTCAAATCATGCTCAGGCGGATTTCTATGTGGATTGTCAAGCCCGCGGTGGCGCTCGCCCTGCTGGTGTGCGTGGGGTGCTCAGCGCAATCGGCGACCAGCGAAACCAACCGGCGCGTGGAGCGGCAGGTGCGCGCGTACTTCAAGGTTCCGGCCACGGTGAACGTCGCAGTCAAGGAGCGGAAGGCCAGCGACTTTCCCGACTTCGACAAGGTGACGGTCACGCTGTCGGACGATCAGCGGTCCAGCAGCTACGATTTTCTGCTCTCCAAGGACGAAAAGACGCTGTATCGCTTGACCACAGTCGACGTCAGCAAGGATCCCTTTGCCGAGAACGTGAAGAAGATCGACACCAGCGGCCGGCCCATCCGCGGCAACAAGGACGCCAAAGTGGAGGTCGTGGTGTACGACGACTTCCAGTGCCCGTACTGCGCCCGCATGCACGGCTACCTTTTCCAGGACGTCATGAAGACGCACGGCGACCGCGTCCGCATCCTTTACAAGGATTACCCGCTGCAGAGCATCCATCCCTGGGCGACGCGCGCTGCGATCGATGCCAATTGCCTGGCGGCGCAGAATCACGACGCCTACTGGGACTTCGCCGACCGCATCCACCTGAACCAGAAGGAAGTCACCGGCGAGAATCGCCCGCTGCCGGAGCAGCTCGCCACCCTGGACAAGATTGCAAGGGAATACGGCGCCAAGCACAAGCTGGATAACGCCCAACTGGAGGCCTGCATCAAGAAGGCCGATGATTCCGCCATCCGCGCTTCCGTCGCGGAAGGCGATGCCCTGGGCGTGGACTCGACCCCGCAACTGTACATAAACGGGGAGCTGGTGGCGGGAGCGGTGCCGCCCAAGGACTTGCGTGCCGTGCTGGATCGTATCCTGTTGGAGAACGGCCAGCAGCCGCCGGCTGCGGCGGCGCAGAACACGGCTGCGCCCGCGCCCGCGAACAGTGCTCCGAACAATTGAAACGGACCGCCTATCCCGCCGGCGCCGCGCTTCGGCCGCGCCTGCAGCGGTTGAGTCCCCTGTGGAGGATGTGACCCTCTTGAACCCGAATCGCGCTCGTACCTGGACGTCGTTGACCCTCCTGCTGGCCCTGAGTCTCCTGGCCGGATGCAAGAAGACGGAAAGCTCCGCCGACACGGCGGCCACCGTAAACGGCCGCAAGATCCTGCGGAGCGAAGTGGACAAGTACTTCGCCAACCAGACCTCGGGCGCGCCCCAGCCGCCCGCGGGCGAACAGGCTACCAGCCTGCGGCTGAGCATCCTGCGCGACCTTATCGACCAGGAGATCATGATGCAGCGCGCCGAGAAACTGGGCCTGCTGGCCACCGATGCCGAAGTGGACGGGAAGCTCACCGAGTTCAAGGCGCCCTACACGCAGGAAGAGTTCGACAAGCGACTGAAGGACCGCAACCTCACGCTGGACGACCTGAAGCGCGACCTGCGGCGCAACCTCACCATCCAGAAGGTGCTCAACAAGGACATTTCTTCCAAGATCACGATTTCCGACAACGACGTTTCCGGCTATTACGAGGAGCACAAGGCGGAGTTCAACCTTATCGAGCCGCGCGTCCACCTGGCACAGATCGTGGTGACCACTGTGCCCAACCCACAGGTGCGCAACCAGAAGAACTCCAAGGCGCAAAGCGAGGCCGAAGCGCGCAAGAAGATCCAGGAGATCATGAACCGCCTGGAGAGCGGCGAGGACTTTGCCACCCTGGCCATGAACTGGTCCGAGGACCCGCAGACCGCCTCCAACGGCGGCGACCTCGGCTTCGTGCCGGAGTCGGCGCTCAAGCAGGGCGAGGAGCCCAGCACGCGCGACGCCGTTCTGCGTCTGAAGCCCGGCGAGACCAGCGGCATCATCCCGGTCGTGAATCCGCGCACCCGCGAGCTGTGGGGTTACCGCATCCTCCGTGTGCTGGCCAAAGAGCCTGCAGGACAGCGCGACCTCAATGATCCCCGCGTGCAGGAGATCATCCGCGGCCAGCTCCGCGAGCGCCGCGAGCAACTGCTCAAGGCCGCGTATTACGAGGTGGTCCGCAACGAGGCCCGCATCGAAAACAACCTGGCCAAGGAAGTGCTGGGCGGCGCCGAGAAGAAGTAGCGCGTGACGAGGATGTTCCGGACGGCCCACCCCGGTTCCGAGCGGCCAAAGGCCTGACACCTGCCATCCGACCTGCTACCCTGTAACGCTCGCATGAACCGGCTTTCCGCTCTCTCGGCCGTGGCGCTGCTGCTGCTGCTTGCCGCTTGCGCCGTGCCGGGAGCGCCCCAGCCGCCCTCGCTGGGGATTCCACGTTCTGTCCAGGACCTCGAGGCCCGGCGCAAGGGCGACCGCGTGATGCTGGCCTGGACGCCGCCGGCGGAAACCACGGATGCCACCCGGATCACTCAGCCGGGCGTGGCTCGCGTGTGCCGGCTCGCGGACGCCAGAGCCACTACCTGCGCCGAGGTTGCAGGCGAAGTGACCGCCGATCACTGGGCGGCGGGGGCGGGCAGGGCCGAGTTCACCGACCGCATCCCTGCCGAGACGCAGCGTGCCACGCCGACCGGCTTTCGCTACTATGCGGTTGAGACCCTGAACGCGCGCGGCCAGAGCGCCGGACTTTCCAACCGCGCGCGCGTCCCTTTGGCGCCCACGCTCGAGCCCCCGGGCGACCTGCGGGCTACGGTCGGCGCCGAGGGCATCACGCTCACCTGGACGGGACATTTGCACCAGCACGAGGAACCCGAAATGCGACACCGCTATCGCCTTTACCGTCGCAGCCCGGGCGGAGCGGACGCCGTCATCGCGGAGTTCCTGCTGACGGCGACGCCGGAAGCGCGCATCGTAGATCGCAGCTTCGATTGGGAGAAAACCTACCAGTATCACCTGGCCGTGGTGACCGTCCTGCCGCGTGAGGGGGAGACGGCAGTGGAGGTAGAAGGCGAGGACTCGGCGACGGTCGAAGTCGTGGCTCATGATATTTTCCCGCCCGCGGCGCCCACGGGCCTGCAGGCGGTAGCTTCGGCCAGCGGCGAGCAGAGATTCGTGGACCTCACCTGGGCGGCAAACACCGAGACCGACCTGGCGGGCTATCATCTGTATCGAAGTGACCCGACGCCGGCTGGCACAGGCGCTGCCGGGGAGTTCCTGCCGCCACGGCGGATCACGACCGAGCTGGTGAAGGCACCCGCCTTCCGCGACGACCAGGTGGAAGCCGGCAAGACGTACCGTTACTCGGTCACCGCCGTGGACTTGCGCGGCAACGAAAGTCCGAAGTCAGAGGAAACCGAAGAGGCGGCGCCCGAATAGCGCTGCGAGCCATGAGATTCTGCCGCTTTCAATCCGCCGACGGTCCGGCCTACGGCCGGGTGGAGGCCGTGGCGGGACGTGACTGCATCACGGCCGTTATTCCGTCGCCCTTCGCGCCCGCGGAAGGGATCCAGGAGCAGCCGCTGCCCCGACCGCTGCCGTTGGAGTACGCGCAACTGCTGGCTCCGGTCGAGCCCTCGAAGATCGTATGCGTGGGCCGCAACTACCGCGAGCACGCCAAAGAACTCGACCATGAGATTCCGACCGAGCCCATGTTCTTCCTCAAGCCGCCCTCCTCTCTGCTGGCTCCTGGGGGCGTGATCCGCCGTCCGCGTGAATCGCAACGCGTGGACCACGAAGGCGAGCTGGCGGTGGTGATGGGCAGGGTTTGCTCGCGGCTGGCGGAAAGCGAGGATGTTCGGGGATTCATCCTCGGCTACACTTGCCTGAACGACGTGACGGCCCGCGACCTGCAGCCCAAGTCCGGGCCCTGGACGCGCGCCAAGGGTTTCGACACCTTCTGTCCCGTGGGCCCGCTGGTGAGCGATGGGCTGGATCCCTGGGCCGGGGTCGCGGTCGAAACCCGAGTGAACGGCCAGGTGCGCCAGCAGGGAAACACACGTGATTTCCTGTTTCCCCTCGATGCTATAATCCGGGCCATCTCCCGTGTCATGACCTTGCTTCCCGGTGACCTCGTGGCCACCGGCACGCCTGCGGGCGTGGGTCCAATGCAGTCCGGGGATGTAGTGGAAGTGAGCGTGGAGGGCGTGGGAATCCTGCGCAACACGGTAGTGGACGAGTGAAGGCATGGGCAGCCAACCATGAAATTCTTCATTGACACCGCGAATCTGAACGAGATCCGCGAGGCGGCCGCCCTCGGCATCCTCGACGGCGTCACCACCAACCCGTCTCTCGTCGCCAAGGAAGGCAAGCCCTTCAAGGAAACCATCCTGGAGATCTGCAACGTCGTGGATGGCCCGGTGAACGTCGAGGTGGTAGCCACCGATGCCGGGGGCATGTGCAAGGAAGCGCACGACTACGTCACCTGGCACAAGAACGTGGTGGTCAAGCTGCCTACCACGCGCGAGGGACTGAAGGCGTGCAAGTGCCTTTCCCAGGAAGGCATCCGCACGAACCTGACGCTGTGCTTTTCGCCCAACCAGGCGCTGCTGGTGGCCAAGGCCGGCGCCACCTACGTGAGTCCTTTCGTCGGCCGGCTGGATGACATCAGCCACATCGGCATGGATGTGGTCCGCACCACGGTGCAGATCTACAAGAACTACGGCTACCCCACGCAGGTGCTGGCGGCTTCGCTGCGCCATCCGCTGCACGTGGTCGAGGCAGCGCTGGCCGGCGCGCACGTGGCCACCATGCCCTTCAAGGTGCTCGACCTGATGTTCAAGCATCCCCTGACCGACCGCGGCCTGGAGCAGTTCCTTAAGGATTGGGAGAAAGCGAAGAAATAGTGGCTCGTGGTCAGTGGCCAGTGGTCAGTTTCAAAATCCCCAAGCTCATTTCTTTCGCGACAGCGTAAGGCACATGAATCGTACTCTCCTCTATGTCACCGCCGCGGCCATAGCCATCGCGGCTTCGGGCGCCGTCACCGCCTGGCGCCGTCGCCGCAAGACACCCGAGCAAAGGGAACGCGAGCGGCGTGAGCGCCTGGTGGCGACCGGGCGGATCATCGATGGCACCATCCTGGACGCGCACGAGGTCCCGTCGGCCGCGGGCGCGCTGCAGTTGCTCGTCTACCGCTATGACGTGCGCGGCGTCTCCTATGAGGCCTCGCAGGACGTCACCCGTCTGCGCCAGTACCTGGACCTGCATTCGTGCCGCATCGGCGTGCCCGCCGCCGTGAAGTACGACCCGCAAAATCCCGGGGATTCCATCGTCATCGCCGAAGGGTGGTCAGGGCTGCGGAACCAGCCCTCGAGCCTTACCAGCCGGTAACCCTAAGGCCGGACGAGCATCTAAACAGTGTGCTCCCTGCGGTGCCCGAGGCCGCGCGGGCCGCTTGGTAGAATAGTCAAGGATGTCCAGTCTTCCGCTTCCCATCGCGGCGTTCGTGGCAGGGCTGGTGTCGTTCCTTTCCCCCTGCGTGCTGCCGCTCGTTCCCGGCTATGTTTCCTTGATCTCCGGGGTGGGTGTGGAAGAACTGAAAGTCCGTGAGCGCGGCGTGCTGGCCTCCGTGATGCGCAACTCGCTCATGTTCGTACTGGGTTTCTCGGTGGTCTTTGTCTCCCTGGGCGCGCTCGCTACCACCATGGGCCAGCTCCTGAACCAGTACAAGAACCAGCTCGCTATCATCGCCGGCGCCATCATCGTTCTGTTCGGCCTGCACCTGACGGGAATACTCAGGATCAAGGCTCTCTATGCCGACAAGCGCCTGCATTCGGTAAAGGCCAACCCCACCATGATCGGGGCCTTCATCATCGGCTTTGCGTTCGCCTTCGGGTGGACGCCCTGCGTGGGACCGATTCTCAGCGCCGTCCTTACTCTCGCCGCGTCGCAGGAGAGCGTGATGCGGGGGATAGCCCTGCTCGCCGTATACTCGGCCGGCCTGGCCGTACCCTTCCTGCTGACCGCGTTCGGCATCGACTACTTCCTGGAATTTTATTCTCGCTTCCGCCGCTACCTGAACGTGCTGGAAGTTTCGACGGGAGTGCTGCTGATATTCTTTGGCGTGCTGATCGGGCTGAACAAGTTCACGCTGATCAACAGCTGGCTGAGCGAGATTCCGATATTCAAGCGGGTCATCGAGATCATATGAAGCGAAACGCAATCGTGCTTTCCGTGGTGACCGTAGCCGTGGCTCTGATGCTGTACGCCGGCAGCCGCATGGCGGCCCCGCACGGCGCTCCTACGGTGGCCGGCAAGCTGCGCGGCAATCCACAAGGCTCGCTGGCGCCGGACTTTACGCTGCAATCGGTGGACGGTCGCACCGTGCGCCTGGCCGATCTGCGCGGCAAGGCGGTAGTGCTGAACTTCTGGGCCACGTGGTGCGGGCCTTGCAAGGTCGAGATGCCGTGGCTGGCTGAACTGCAGAAACAATACGGGCCGCAGGGGCTGGAAGTGATCGGCATCTCCATGGACGACGAGCGCGAGAAAGTGCTGCCGTTCGTCAAGGAGGTGGGCGCCGACTACACCATTCTCCATGGCACCGAAGAAGTGGGCGAAGCGTACGGCGGCGTGCAGTTCCTGCCCGCCACCTTCTACGTGGACCGGGAGGGCAAGATCGTGGACCGCGTGTTCGGCCTGGTGAGCCACAGCGAGATCGAAGGCAACATCAAGAAGTCACTCGGCACCGTGGCCGCGGCCGAACCGGCTCACGAGCACGAAGAGAAACATGAGGGACATTGATGAGCGCCTTGTTTCAATCATTCCGAGCAAGGCAAGGAATCTCGATCTCGGCAACGCGGATAGGTGCAGGGATGATTCGCTTCGCTCCGCATGACGATCGGGAAGCCGTGGTGGCGAAACTAGCTCGCGGTCTTCTGTTCATGGCGCTGCTCACGCTGCCCTTGGCCGCGCAATGGAATCCTCCCTCTGCGCCCACCGTCCACGTCACTCCGGTAGCGCCGGTCACCGTGGCTGCGGGGAAGTCCGCGCAGGTGCCCATCCGCTTCACGTTGACCAAGGGCTTCCACGTCAACTCCAACCTGCCGCGCTCGGAGTTGCTGATCCCCACCGTGCTGACGCTCAAGCCGCCGGCGCCCGAGGTGAGCTTCGAAATCACCTATCCCAAGGGAGAAGACCTGAGTTTTGAATTCGCGCCCAAGGAAAAGCTGAATGTGTACACGGGCGAATTCGTCCTCAACATTCACGTGAAGGCGGCGCGCACTGCCGCGACGGGCACGCACAGGGTCGCGGGTGACCTGCGCTACCAGGCGTGCAATGACCGGGCCTGCTTCCCGCCGAAGAAAGTTCCCGTGGCCTTTGACTTGATCGTGAAGAAGTAGCTCACTCCGTCCGAATCTGCATCGTGTCGTCGATACTCATGCTGCGGGGCACGCCCGGTTCGGGCGGCCCGGTGTGTGTGGCCACGATACGGAAACTCGAGTCGGAGACCTCGGCCGTGTATTCGTAAGGGCCGCGGCGGTTGGTGGCCATGGAGATATCTCCCGCACTGCGCAGTTCGTCGATGGAGACGTACTTGCCCTCGGTGGCAAAATGGCGTCGCTCCGCGTTGGCCAGCGCCACCAGATCGTTCTTTACCCCCGCCAAGTCGATGGTGGCACGTGGGCTGCCTCCTTCCGCCGGGGCGACGTTCTGCGCCTGACGCGTGAAGATGTAGAAGCCGACGCCTACCACGATCAAGATTCCGACGAATCCCAGCGCCCGTCCCATGATGACCCCCTGCCGCATTGTAGTGCGGAACTGCTGAACTCTTCGCGCCAGCCCTGCGCGGGGCTAGCGATCGGCAGCGCCCTTCTGGGCCTTTGCCCAGGTGTCCTTGAGCGCTACCGTGCGGTTGAACACCGGCTTTCCAGGCGCGGAATCGGAATCGACGCAAAAGTACCCCAGACGCTCGAACTGGTAGCGTGAGCTCACGGCCGCCCCGGCCAGCGAGGGCTCGAGCTTGCAGCCGGCGAGGATTTGCAGAGAGTTCGGCTCCAGGTTCGACGTGAACTCCTTGCCCTCTTCCACTTGGTTCGGGTCCGGCTTGGTGAACAGCTTGTCGTAAAGGCGTACTTCCGCTTCGATGGCGTGCGCCGCCGACACCCAGTGAATGGTGGCCTTAACCTTGCGACCGTCCGGCGCGTTCCCACCCCGCGTGGCAGGATCGTAGGTGCAGCGCACCTCGACCGCTTCGCCCTTTGCGTTCTTCACCACGTTGGTACAGGTGACGAAGTAGCCGTAGCGCAGCCGAACCTCACGGCCGGGAGCCAGCCGGTGATAACCCTTCGGCGGATCTTCGCGAAAGTCGTCCTGTTCGATGTACAACTCGCGTGAAAAGGGAACTCTTCGGGTACCGGCGGCGGAATCTTCCGGGTTGTTGACCGCCTCGACTTCTTCCACTTGGCCTTCGGGATAGTTCTCGATCACGAGCTTCAAGGGCCGGAGCACGGCCATCACCCGCGGGGCGCGCGCGTTCAGTTCCTTGCGGACAAAGTGTTCGAGCATGGCGTAATCGGTGGTTCCGTTGGTCCGCGACACGCCGATGGCGGCGCAAAAATCGCGAATCGCTTCCGGCGGGTAGCCGCGCCGCCTGAGCCCGGAGAGCGTGGGCATGCGGGGGTCGTCCCAGCCGCTGACATGGCCCTCCTGCACCAGTTGCAGCAGCCGGCGCTTGCTCAACACCGTGGAGGTGAGATTGAGCCGGTCGAACTCGATCTGCTGCGAGGGGAAGATGCCCAGGTTCTCGATGAACCATCGGTAGAGCGGCTGGTGGTCGGCGAATTCCAGCGTGCACATGGAGTGGGTGACGCGCTCGATGGAATCGGACTGGCCGTGCGCGTAGTCATAAGTGGGATAGATGCACCACTTGTCGCCGGTGCGGTGGTGCTCGGCATGGACGATGCGGTACATCACGGGATCGCGCAGGTTCAGGTTAGGTGAAGCCATGTCGATCTTGGCGCGCAGAGTTCGGGCGCCGTTGGGGAACTCGCCCTTGCGCATGCGTTCGAACAGATCGAGGTTCTCTTCGATAGAGCGATTGCGAAAAGGACTCTGACGTCCGGGTTCGGTGAGTGTGCCGCGGTGCTGGCGCACCTCATCCGCCGTCAGGTCGTCCACGTACGCTTTGCCGGCCTTGATGAGCTGCACCGCCCACTGGTAGAGCTGGTCGAAGTAGTCGGAGGCGTAGAAAAGACCGTCCCACTGGTAGCCCAGCCAGCGCACGTCCGCCTGGATGGATTCGACGTACTCGGTTTCTTCCTTTTCCGGGTTGGTGTCGTCGAAGCGCAGGTTGGTGCGGCCGCCGAATTCCTTGGCCAGCGAAAAGTCGAGGTAGATAGCCTTGGCGTGCCCGATGTGCAGATATCCGTTGGGCTCGGGAGGGAAACGGGTCTGTACGACGGCGTCGCCGAATTTCCGGGTCTTCAGATCCTCCACCATGATGTCGCGGATGAAGTTTGAGGAGCGTACCTCCGCGGAGGCGCTGTCGCCGGCTGCAACCGGAGGATTGGGGTTGTTCATGAAGCCTGACCCTGGCAACGTCCACTTCCATCTTAGCAAGTGGCTTGCTTTCTGCAGGCTGGAAGGCCTTTGTCAGAGGAGCCGGAGCCGCGGAAGCGGGTACCTTGGTAACCTGGGAACACATTGACGGTGGTCAGGTTAGGCCCTATAGTGCAGACAAACCGAGCCGCATCAAGGCCGGTTCGCGCGTCCTTGCCTTCCCCCGGCGAGATGCGGCGCCAGACGCGTTGGGACACTGGGTGGACATCAACCTGATCCGGACTTTGGCGGAAGCAGCCGTCGCTGCGCTGCTGCTCGCTTTCTTCTCCCTCTACCTCCGGTGGCGCACCACCCGGCTGCATGGGCAGATTCACGAGAATCTGCTGGCCTTTTCCAGCCTGGATGTCGATCCCCGGCGGATGATGGACGCCACCGACCTGGTTCCCAGCCTGAAGAAGTTCCTGGACCGGTTGGCGGCGCTGCTCAAGGTGGAGAGTATCGCCATCTCCATGGAAGGCCCGCTGCGCAGCACGCTGCCTTCGGTGCAGCGCGGATTCACCAAGGAGTTCCTGGAGCGTGGGGAGCGGTACGGTGGCCTCGCGGCGCTGGCGCAGTTGGCTCGCGCGCGCGGCGGGATCTACTCCACGCTCGATTTGCAGACAGAAGCCCGCGGCGACCCGGAGCGCGCCGCCGCGGCCTGGAGTGCCTTCCAACCGGACAAGGTGTGGTCGGTGACCGCGGTCCGCCTGCAGACCCACGAACGCGAGTTCGGGCTCCTGGTGTTCGGGCACCCGCGCGGCCAGACCTTTACCCAGGAGCAGACGCGGCTGCTCAAGGGCGTGGCCATGCAGATC from Terriglobales bacterium includes these protein-coding regions:
- a CDS encoding amidohydrolase family protein, with amino-acid sequence MRRVASFWVVVALLAVGAAAQTAKAGPEPVVVIRAGTLIDGTEAPPRTNVVIVIRGDRIQAVGDAAQVKTPPGAAVIDLSSATVLPGLIDTHTHLFLQGEIPEEGGYDVQLLKHGLAFRAARATVSARRALEQGFATIRDVETEGAGYGDVGIKQAVDQEYIPGPRIFASTRAISSTGGYLLRGYAPEITVPKGVQIIDGPVEARKAAREQLDHGA
- a CDS encoding thioredoxin domain-containing protein — translated: MWIVKPAVALALLVCVGCSAQSATSETNRRVERQVRAYFKVPATVNVAVKERKASDFPDFDKVTVTLSDDQRSSSYDFLLSKDEKTLYRLTTVDVSKDPFAENVKKIDTSGRPIRGNKDAKVEVVVYDDFQCPYCARMHGYLFQDVMKTHGDRVRILYKDYPLQSIHPWATRAAIDANCLAAQNHDAYWDFADRIHLNQKEVTGENRPLPEQLATLDKIAREYGAKHKLDNAQLEACIKKADDSAIRASVAEGDALGVDSTPQLYINGELVAGAVPPKDLRAVLDRILLENGQQPPAAAAQNTAAPAPANSAPNN
- a CDS encoding SurA N-terminal domain-containing protein, which translates into the protein MNPNRARTWTSLTLLLALSLLAGCKKTESSADTAATVNGRKILRSEVDKYFANQTSGAPQPPAGEQATSLRLSILRDLIDQEIMMQRAEKLGLLATDAEVDGKLTEFKAPYTQEEFDKRLKDRNLTLDDLKRDLRRNLTIQKVLNKDISSKITISDNDVSGYYEEHKAEFNLIEPRVHLAQIVVTTVPNPQVRNQKNSKAQSEAEARKKIQEIMNRLESGEDFATLAMNWSEDPQTASNGGDLGFVPESALKQGEEPSTRDAVLRLKPGETSGIIPVVNPRTRELWGYRILRVLAKEPAGQRDLNDPRVQEIIRGQLRERREQLLKAAYYEVVRNEARIENNLAKEVLGGAEKK
- a CDS encoding fumarylacetoacetate hydrolase family protein, whose translation is MRFCRFQSADGPAYGRVEAVAGRDCITAVIPSPFAPAEGIQEQPLPRPLPLEYAQLLAPVEPSKIVCVGRNYREHAKELDHEIPTEPMFFLKPPSSLLAPGGVIRRPRESQRVDHEGELAVVMGRVCSRLAESEDVRGFILGYTCLNDVTARDLQPKSGPWTRAKGFDTFCPVGPLVSDGLDPWAGVAVETRVNGQVRQQGNTRDFLFPLDAIIRAISRVMTLLPGDLVATGTPAGVGPMQSGDVVEVSVEGVGILRNTVVDE
- the fsa gene encoding fructose-6-phosphate aldolase produces the protein MKFFIDTANLNEIREAAALGILDGVTTNPSLVAKEGKPFKETILEICNVVDGPVNVEVVATDAGGMCKEAHDYVTWHKNVVVKLPTTREGLKACKCLSQEGIRTNLTLCFSPNQALLVAKAGATYVSPFVGRLDDISHIGMDVVRTTVQIYKNYGYPTQVLAASLRHPLHVVEAALAGAHVATMPFKVLDLMFKHPLTDRGLEQFLKDWEKAKK
- a CDS encoding DUF3592 domain-containing protein; the encoded protein is MNRTLLYVTAAAIAIAASGAVTAWRRRRKTPEQRERERRERLVATGRIIDGTILDAHEVPSAAGALQLLVYRYDVRGVSYEASQDVTRLRQYLDLHSCRIGVPAAVKYDPQNPGDSIVIAEGWSGLRNQPSSLTSR
- a CDS encoding cytochrome c biogenesis protein CcdA produces the protein MSSLPLPIAAFVAGLVSFLSPCVLPLVPGYVSLISGVGVEELKVRERGVLASVMRNSLMFVLGFSVVFVSLGALATTMGQLLNQYKNQLAIIAGAIIVLFGLHLTGILRIKALYADKRLHSVKANPTMIGAFIIGFAFAFGWTPCVGPILSAVLTLAASQESVMRGIALLAVYSAGLAVPFLLTAFGIDYFLEFYSRFRRYLNVLEVSTGVLLIFFGVLIGLNKFTLINSWLSEIPIFKRVIEII
- a CDS encoding redoxin domain-containing protein, whose amino-acid sequence is MKRNAIVLSVVTVAVALMLYAGSRMAAPHGAPTVAGKLRGNPQGSLAPDFTLQSVDGRTVRLADLRGKAVVLNFWATWCGPCKVEMPWLAELQKQYGPQGLEVIGISMDDEREKVLPFVKEVGADYTILHGTEEVGEAYGGVQFLPATFYVDREGKIVDRVFGLVSHSEIEGNIKKSLGTVAAAEPAHEHEEKHEGH
- a CDS encoding protein-disulfide reductase DsbD domain-containing protein, translated to MIRFAPHDDREAVVAKLARGLLFMALLTLPLAAQWNPPSAPTVHVTPVAPVTVAAGKSAQVPIRFTLTKGFHVNSNLPRSELLIPTVLTLKPPAPEVSFEITYPKGEDLSFEFAPKEKLNVYTGEFVLNIHVKAARTAATGTHRVAGDLRYQACNDRACFPPKKVPVAFDLIVKK
- a CDS encoding glutamine--tRNA ligase/YqeY domain fusion protein, giving the protein MNNPNPPVAAGDSASAEVRSSNFIRDIMVEDLKTRKFGDAVVQTRFPPEPNGYLHIGHAKAIYLDFSLAKEFGGRTNLRFDDTNPEKEETEYVESIQADVRWLGYQWDGLFYASDYFDQLYQWAVQLIKAGKAYVDDLTADEVRQHRGTLTEPGRQSPFRNRSIEENLDLFERMRKGEFPNGARTLRAKIDMASPNLNLRDPVMYRIVHAEHHRTGDKWCIYPTYDYAHGQSDSIERVTHSMCTLEFADHQPLYRWFIENLGIFPSQQIEFDRLNLTSTVLSKRRLLQLVQEGHVSGWDDPRMPTLSGLRRRGYPPEAIRDFCAAIGVSRTNGTTDYAMLEHFVRKELNARAPRVMAVLRPLKLVIENYPEGQVEEVEAVNNPEDSAAGTRRVPFSRELYIEQDDFREDPPKGYHRLAPGREVRLRYGYFVTCTNVVKNAKGEAVEVRCTYDPATRGGNAPDGRKVKATIHWVSAAHAIEAEVRLYDKLFTKPDPNQVEEGKEFTSNLEPNSLQILAGCKLEPSLAGAAVSSRYQFERLGYFCVDSDSAPGKPVFNRTVALKDTWAKAQKGAADR